TTCTGAAGATCCTACTACCTCTTTAAGTCCCGCTGCCTGTTCCTCTGCTGATGCAGTTATTTCTTCAGTAGTTGCTGCTATTTCCTCAGAAACAGAGGATGCCTCATTTATTTTATTTAATATATCATTTTTATTATTATATATAATGTTTTGTGATTCATTAACATTTCTTATGCTTTCTTCTAATTTATCTATAGATTCCCTTATAGTATTAAATGCATTATCTGTAATATTAATTTTGTCTTTAGTATCCTTTTCAAGTTCTATAGTTTCATACATTTTATCTAGTATATCTTTTACTTCTTTATTTATGTTAGAAATAACCCTTTCTATTTCTGAAGCTGAAGTTGAAGATTGTTCTGCAAGCTTCCTTACCTCTTCTGCAACTACTGCAAATCCTTTTCCTGCTTCTCCTGCCCTTGCAGATTCTATACTAGCATTAAGTGCCAACAAAGAGGTTTGTTCTGTTATAGATTGTATTGTCTCTGTTATCATACTTATTTGATTTGAACTTTCTGCTAATGTATCAATTTTATTAGCTAATTCCTGGTTTGATTTAGAATTCAATTCAAATTTATTTTTTAATCCTTTTACAGCCTGTCCACTATCTTTTATAATATTTCTAACTATATGAGACTCTTTGACCATTTCCTTAGAATTTTCCATAGAATTTTCTACTTTATCTGATAAATCACTTATAGAATTTAAACTTCCTTCCATAGACTGAGCTTGATCTGAAGTTGCATCTGCTATATTTTGTACTACTTGTACTATCTCATTCCCTGCCATTTCTGATTGTTCTGTTATATCTTTTAAAATATCTGAAGACTCTTTTACATCAGAAGAAACACTCTTAAGACTATCTAAAATTTTTACTGTTTCTTCTCTCACTATATTAATTCCATCCATTATTAATTCCATCTCATAAATTGAAGTTTCACCTTTATCTATGCTCTGGGTAAAATCTCCATTCTTCATACAGGCTAATGCATCCTCTATTTTTCTTATAGGATTTATTATTTTTTTAGAAAATACTCCTCCTATTGCTAATGCTCCTGCTAAAGATAAAAGTGATATTATAACTATCATTCTATAATATTTATTAAGTTCAGATTGTATCTCACTATAAGGTAAAAATCCTACAATACTCCAGGATGTTGCCCCATCTTTTTCTGTTATAACTTTATACTCTTTTCCATTAATTTTTACTTTATCTATAGTCCCCTTATGTAATATTTCCTTAGGCCAATTTAAATCTTTTATATTTTTATTTAATTTTTCTTTATCTTTATGCCCTATAATTGAACCATTTTTATCAACTAATACCACAAATCCCTCTTTACCAATCTTAGTATTTTTAGCAATGGCTGATAAATCATCTAATTTTATGTCCATACCCATTACTCCAACTAAAGAATCCTTCTCATCCATAACAGCTTTCGCTATAGTTACCATTAAGCTATTAGTACCTGCTGTATCTTTGTATGGTTCTGTAATAATAGAGTCTCCTTTCATTTCAACTGCTTTCTTATACCAAGGTCTTGTTCTTGGATCAATACTATTAACTACATCAGTTTTAGGTGAAAATATAGTATTTCCTTTAACTGTTCCTAAATAAACATTTGTAATTTCAGAATGAGAAGTTCTAAAGGCTTCTATTGCATAAAAAAGCCAATTAGCACTATCTTTATTTTTAAATAAATTTTTTGCATTACCATCATTGACCAGTGTGTTAATTGATTCCATATTATTTTTATTTTTTTGTGCTATCATAGTTTGAAAACTAAGTACAGAATTCTTTGTTTCTGATTCAAAACTATTTTTTAAACTTTTTGTCTGCGAATAATTAGTATATATACCAACAATTAATATAGGAATTAAAGCTACAAATATAAGTAAAGTCGAAATTATACGTTTTATACTTTTGTTTTTCATAAAATACCCCCTCGTTTTATAAAAAATTCTGATAATTCATATTATATTATACTACAAATAATTAACAGTTAAATATAATTTTTAACACTAATGCTGATTTATCTATAATATACATTATTTAAACTATATCATATTTTATTAAAATCTATTATAAACTAATTATAATGAAATCTATAGAAAGCTCAAAGCTACTGATTAAAAATTAATTATAATATATAAATTTTTATCAACTTACATAACTTAACTGAATAACTTACAAGAAAAGAATATTAAAAGATATTTTTAGGGGTGTAGACTTTTTTAGATTTATATAAACATAAAATTTAAAAGGGATATTAATAATATACTAAAGCTCAATATACAAAACTTCATCTAACTTTTTAAAGTTATATGCTAAAACTATTGATTAAATTTTACATACATTGTATAAAACTTAATATAACTTTAAAAAGATATCCGTTTATAAAGTTATTAAAATAGTATTTTTTATATAGGATTAAATCATTTGATTTAACTTTCAAAAAAATTTTTTAATACCTCTATAGTATAAGAACACCTTACTATAATTATTAACTCCCTTCTTTTATATTTTGTCCCGTAATCTTTATAATTATTTATTTAAATTTATAAATTATACAATTAGGTTTTAAAAAAATGACTAAAAATAAATTTAATACAAAAACATAAAAAATACACTTAATAAACTAATTATTCCTCCAAGAAGTTTTAAGTTTGAATCCATTAAGAACTACTAGAAGTATATTCATATGTCTATTAGGTGTATTTTTTATCTTTAATATATTAATCTCAAATATAATATATTATAATTTAAAGTTTTAATTATAATAATGCTTTACATCTAAACCACCAAAAGCTGCTATACAATTAATTTTTAGAGTAGGTCCACCATTATTCATATTTCTATTTCTAGTTTTATTGCTCCATCCACCAAATATTGGTATGCCAGTTACAACTACATTCCAATTTTCCGGAACTATTA
Above is a window of Clostridium sporogenes DNA encoding:
- a CDS encoding methyl-accepting chemotaxis protein codes for the protein MKNKSIKRIISTLLIFVALIPILIVGIYTNYSQTKSLKNSFESETKNSVLSFQTMIAQKNKNNMESINTLVNDGNAKNLFKNKDSANWLFYAIEAFRTSHSEITNVYLGTVKGNTIFSPKTDVVNSIDPRTRPWYKKAVEMKGDSIITEPYKDTAGTNSLMVTIAKAVMDEKDSLVGVMGMDIKLDDLSAIAKNTKIGKEGFVVLVDKNGSIIGHKDKEKLNKNIKDLNWPKEILHKGTIDKVKINGKEYKVITEKDGATSWSIVGFLPYSEIQSELNKYYRMIVIISLLSLAGALAIGGVFSKKIINPIRKIEDALACMKNGDFTQSIDKGETSIYEMELIMDGINIVREETVKILDSLKSVSSDVKESSDILKDITEQSEMAGNEIVQVVQNIADATSDQAQSMEGSLNSISDLSDKVENSMENSKEMVKESHIVRNIIKDSGQAVKGLKNKFELNSKSNQELANKIDTLAESSNQISMITETIQSITEQTSLLALNASIESARAGEAGKGFAVVAEEVRKLAEQSSTSASEIERVISNINKEVKDILDKMYETIELEKDTKDKINITDNAFNTIRESIDKLEESIRNVNESQNIIYNNKNDILNKINEASSVSEEIAATTEEITASAEEQAAGLKEVVGSSEKLNSYSDTLNSLVEKFKI